The following is a genomic window from Hyperolius riggenbachi isolate aHypRig1 chromosome 4, aHypRig1.pri, whole genome shotgun sequence.
CATTTACTGCACCATTACCATAGACAGAGAACAACACCATGAGGACCTCAGTGGGAAAATAAAACCACATAGGATGACGCTTTCCTCTAATGTCCACCACAAGAATACAGAGACTATTATCACCAATGACCATAAAAAGAATACTTAAAATTTCATTGTATAATATCATAAAATAAAATTGCTCAGAGCAAACTATGCATAAAGCACACAAATGGGATGACTCTAAATTGTCTTCACAACCATAAATCTACGTCTGCCCGAGCTACTTCTTTATAGAACTAGACCTTAAATTTGTTTCTTAAACTGGTCTTCACTATGCCAGGAAATAAATCACAATGAAGGTTATGGCATCTTTGTTGAATACATTAAAATAATGCTTTTTAACTCATAACACTGCAGTGCTCATTGTAAGCATGAAGAGTGACTATCAGAACAGAATTCCTACCAAAAAATATGCATTTCTATCTATTGAAACATGTTAACTGCTAGATTCACTTTAATTTTTAAAGACTGACAatcattttaacctcttgaggaccacaggtttatacctcTAGTAACCAGgtgatttttttacaattcagctctTCGCCATTTtagggccttgttcacattgcgttccgttcgcgtgCCCGTTGACTTTTGGCGGTGTTTGATgcgtctttattttttatttgcagcGCTTgtgtgggcgattcgtttttgtgctaagcggttttctaagcgtttttcccaagcggttttgtaattcactccctgacgcaagtcaggaagtgaactctttgacccggaaaagaataaatacattgtatttattcttaaaaacgcgaatgtAATCGatgcacaaatcgattttgtaagcattttgcgttttttcctataccttccattgaggcagaatcgcctcaaaaatggtccacgcaccgctTTGCTGCCCGCACAGCACACGATctgtgctgatatgaaccttctcatagacattcattgcacaagtgttcagggagcgtttttaaaaagtgcaCGTGGGAGAAAAAattgagaaaatgcctgcagtgtgaacgagccctaacagtttattgcttggcCATACAACGTAGcatccaaatgaattttacctccttttcctcTCACTAATAGAGCTGTCTTTTGGAGGTCTCCAATTGCTGCTGCtattgtcaggtttttttttaataacaacaAAAGACTAGATTACTTACCGGTAATGTCTTTTCTGGTAATCCGAAGGACAGCACCCTGAGAAGATGTCCACTCCCACATTCACTGGACAGGACCGCACTAAAGAATTTGCATAGTTAGGCAGTATAAAAGGCAGCATTTCACATACCACATCAGTTATAAAAAAAGACAAGACACCAAATGATGCTTCAATAtaaattttttatttacatgGGTGGGCGTCAACGGGTGCTGTCCTTCGGATTACCAGAAAAGACATTACCGGTAAGTAATCTAGTCTTTCTCTGGACATCCTCGGACAGCACCCTGAGAAGATAAACAAGAACATGATATCTAGGGAGGGATAACTGCCTGTAAAACCTTTCTGCCAAAGGCTAAATCTCTACTAGCAGATACGTCTAGCTTATAATGTTTAGCAAAAGTGTTTGAAGAAGACCAGGTAGCTGCTCGGCAAATCTGCTCAATACtggctcctgccctctctgcccaagaagttGACATCGATCTCGTGGAGTGAGCCTTGATGGATGCTGGCACTCTCTTATTCTGCACGCTGTAGGCCAGGGAAATGGCCTGTCTTAACCATCGTGCTATGGTAGCTTTTGAAGCTTGCCTTCCTCTGTTTGGTCCTGAATGAAGGACAAACATCGCCCTAGACCTTCTCCAACTGTTAGTGACCTCCATATACTGTAAGATACAGCGTCTAACATCAACAgcctgcaacttcctttccttgtcATTTGAAGGATTTGGACAAAAAGAAGGTAAGTAAATCTCCTGTGACCGGTGAAAATCCGAGACCACTTTTGGTAGAAAGGTAGGGTCCATCTTTAAAGTGATCGTCTGAAACAATGCAGTATGGTTCATCAATCGACAAGGCCTGGATCTCGTTTACACGCCTTGCAGAACAAATTGCTAGTAGAAACACTGCCTTCAAAGTAAGGTTTttctccgatatttctgataatGGCTCAAAGGGATGTAATGAAAAAGCCTGTAACACTGTGTTTAAATCCCAAGGTGGGGTCCTTATTCTCTGTTTTGGTTTCAACCTAGACGTTGCATGGAAGAACTGAATTATAAAGCGATCTTCTGATAATTTTTTCTCCAAGAATACACTTAATGCAGCCGTCTGTACTTTTAATGTGCTGATGCTTAGGCCCATTGCGAATCCTGCCTGTAAAAACTCTAATACAGAGGATATCAAAGTTCTTGAGACCCCTTTCCTTGAGCACCAATCAGAATAAGTTCTCCAAGCCttcgcatacatttttctagttaccTCCTTTCTGCTGCAAATCAAAGTTTTTATAAGTTCTTCTGAAAATCCCTTTTGTTTCAGGAGTGTCCATTCAGGTTCCACGCTGTTAGCTTGAACATGGTCAGCTGTGGATGGAAGAACGGGCCCTGAGATAGTAAGTCTGGTCTGTTCGGTAATATCCAGGGATCCTCTACAGCTAACCTTTTCAGCAGCGAAAACCAAGGTCTTTTTGGCCAAAAAGGAGTTATCAATATCGCTCTGACCTTCTCCTGCATTATTTTGTTCAGTACTTTCGGAATCACTGTAATTGGTGGAAAGGCATAGACCAGAGGAAACTCCCACTTGATTGAGAAGGCATCTATGACCTTTGAGTTGTCCTCCCGAGAGAGGGAACAGAACTGAGGGCATTTGTTGTTGTGCTTGGAAGCAAATAAGTCTATGTCTGGACTGCCCCATTTCTGCAGAATCTCTTGAAACACTTCCTGGTGAAGGCTCCACTCGTCCTGTAACAAAGTCTCCCGACTGAGGAAATCTGCCATGCAATTTCGAGAACCTTTCAAATGTATAGCTTTTAGAGAACAAGTCCATTGTTCCGCCCAGGACATTATCCTTTGAGTCTGACTCCAAAGGGAAGCACTCCTGGTACCCCCCTGCCTGTTCAGGTATGCCACTACTGAAGAATTGTCTGTCTGGATCAACACATGTTTCATCTGGAGGAATGAGGAGAAATGTTCTAGAGCCAATCTGACTGCTTCCAACTCTCTGTTGTTCGATGGCATGCTGCTTAGAGTTTGAGACCATAGACCCTGGGCTGGCATATTCTTGAAGTGTGCCCCCCACCCTATTGCACTTGCATCTGTTGTCAGAATGCATTCTGTTGGAAAGTTCCAGAGACGGCCTGTCGAGAGATGTACTTGTTCCTTCCACCAGTCCAAAGAAAGCTTCACCTTGGGAGGGATCAGTACCCTGTCGTCTAGAGAAGACTTCTTCTTGTTCCATACCCTCAGGATCCATACCTGGAGTTGCCTTGAATGAAACTGTCCCCAAACCATAGTCATGAAGGCAGAAGTCATGAGCCCCAGAAGTGACATAGCTTCTCTTATTGTTGTGGTCTGAGCACTCTGAAAGGAAAGAATACAATTGATTAATCTTTGACCCTTATCAACAGGCAGAAAAACTTTCTGAACAGAAGAATTAATCGTAAGGCCTAAATAATTCATGACTTTTGAAGGTTGAAGACAAGATTTCTCCCAGTTCATGAGCCAACCTAATGACTCCAGAAAGTTAATTGTATAGCTCAACTGATATGAAACTGACTCTGTAGAAGGGCCCCATATCAGCAGGTCATCTAAGTATGATATAACCTGAATAGATCGTATTCTAAGCACTGACAGAACTTCTGCCATTATCTTAGTAAATAACCATGGTGCTGATGATAACCCAAATGGTAAAGAAGTGAACTGGTAATGTCTTACCTCCCCTGCAGTCCTGATGGCAAATCTCAGAAACCTCTGTGATCTCAGACTCATGGGGATGTGTAAGTATGCATCTCTGAGGTCTAGGGACACCATATAACAGTCTCTCTGTAGTAGGTTCACTACTGTCCTCATATTGTCCATTCGAAATCTTTTGTATAAGATGAATCTGTTCAATGACTTTAGATTTATGATGAACCTGTAATCTCCTTTGGGTTTTTTGACTAGGAAGACAGGGGAGTAGAAGCCTGCATGCATGTGAGAGGCGGGTACCTGGCGTATCACCTTCTTCTCCAGTAGGGAGGCAATCGATTCCATCAGTGCCTTCTGAACAATCATATCCTTTGGGTGGGGGGGTTACACAAAATCTTGAATGAGGAATCCTTACAAACTCCAGATCGTATCCCTCTAATACAATCGATCTTATCCATTTGTTCTGGAAATGTTCCTGCCAAGTCTCGAAAAAATGCGTGATCCTTCCTCCTACTGGAATTATGGCGTCATTGTTGCTTTGGCGTTGTAACTGAGCTGGAGGGATTAAGTAGGAAATTTGATCTGGCTCTTGGACCTTTTGCTGTATTCCATCTTCCTCTACCACTTCCTGTAGAGGTATTGCTTTGCTTCTTCTGGTTACGAAAGGATCTCTGGAAACGAAAGGTTTTCCTCTTAATTGGGAAATTTTTCTTCCTATCTGATGATCTGTCAAGGGTCTCCTCCAACTTGCTACCAAACAAAAGGTTTCCCTCACACGGAATGCCACATAAACGTGATTTTGATGATGAATCTCCCTGCCATGTTCTTAGCCAAACCGCACGTCTTGTAGAATTTACTAATGCTGATGTCCTAGCTGACAGCCTTACAGATTCATCTGCTGCATCAGAAAGATAATTTACTACTAGAAACAAGGTAGGGAATGCTTTCAAGATCTCCTCTCTTGGCGTATCTCCTGCTATATGCATATGAAGTTGTTCTAACCAGATTTTTAAGCAACGTGCCATGGCTGTGGATGCAACAGCAGGTTTAAACCCTGTAGTAGATGACTCCCATGCTCTACGCAATAAGTTGTCCATCTTTTTATCCATGATATCTTTTAAAACACCTCAAACAGGAGGTCTGAACTTCTAGACATTCTAGAAATTGAGGGATCCAGCTTCGGAACTggaccccaaaatttctgatcctCAAGTCTAAAAGGATATCTTCTAGCTAACGATTTTGGCCAAAATACTCTCCTTTCTGGTACATTCCATTCTTTGTCTATCATCTCCTTAAGGTTCTCATGAACCGGAATGAAGGTTGATTGTACCACTGACAGGCTTTCATACATTTTATCCATAGCAGACAATTCCTTATGTTCGGCTTTAACACCCATAGTAATATGCATTGTAGACAGTAACTTATCCAAGTCATCAACAGCAAAAGCAAACTTTGCAGATTTCAATGCCTTTTCCTTTTCTTCCTCCGAATCAATAAAACTACCCTCAAAAGATGAATCCTCCACCTCTCCCTCAGAGAGATctgatacttcctcctctctATCAAGCTTCCTTTTCTTAGATGGATGTTGCATTTTATCAGAAGTAACCTCTGTAGGTGctgaaggaaggggaggggtaggagggggaggagaggtg
Proteins encoded in this region:
- the LOC137571064 gene encoding uncharacterized protein; protein product: MDPEGMEQEEVFSRRQGTDPSQGEAFFGLVEGTSTSLDRPSLELSNRMHSDNRCKCNRVGGTLQEYASPGSMVSNSKQHAIEQQRVGSSQIGSRTFLLIPPDETCVDPDRQFFSSGIPEQAGGYQECFPLESDSKDNVLGGTMDLFSKSYTFERFSKLHGRFPQSGDFVTGRVEPSPGSVSRDSAEMGQSRHRLICFQAQQQMPSVLFPLSGGQLKGHRCLLNQVGVSSGLCLSTNYSDSESTEQNNAGEGQSDIDNSFLAKKTLVFAAEKVSCRGSLDITEQTRLTISGPVLPSTADHVQANSVEPEWTLLKQKGFSEELIKTLICSRKEVTRKMYAKAWRTYSDWCSRKGVSRTLISSVLEFLQAGFAMGLSISTLKVQTAALSVFLEKKLSEDRFIIQFFHATSRLKPKQRIRTPPWDLNTVLQAFSLHPFEPLSEISEKNLTLKAVFLLAICSARRVNEIQALSIDEPYCIVSDDHFKDGPYLSTKSGLGFSPVTGDLLTFFLSKSFK